Proteins co-encoded in one Garra rufa chromosome 21, GarRuf1.0, whole genome shotgun sequence genomic window:
- the angel1 gene encoding protein angel homolog 1 → MSCVRKLWRKAPSVYVNGKEVWDGGGALSGQQQTGLLLQWNSTENTDPDHTDTESPHGALADLPDVSELKKTPEMHEDIHKSLGYVSQMEAPDHQHSISDTNLPESALECLEVTYDGDPVMNESAFPNIEFQSHSDIDGMPSAFSQLDARAEAVVCEDPEVDISVSDGLAHPSADVFLGFDSDAGYEAMGSPVFDLVALLADSEQVRTPAEPGVGWHFPVGLGLSQMRYCPYVQFPDVSYYPALQDDDSIEVMWRVWEDLSETHTDVCADTAAVFDFSIMSYNILAQDLLEANPQLYTHCPEEVLLWDQRLRIILKELQIWEPDIICLQEVQEDHFLEQIYPVLTDMDYTCIYKRRTGTKTDGCAVCYHSDRFTQLSVSLLEFRRPDCELLDRDNVGIVLLLQPTAGQNEAFSPVCVANTHLLFNPGRGDVKLAQLAIVFAQIDVMIKKCRSEGRRCEVVLCGDFNALPNSPLWNLITTGQLYYHGLPAWMVSGQVDLSYKVHHRRLFAPLWPSSLGISDGCQYRTETQTAASVENRQYSAEFLCQLRYRPAACVRPADLELIPGVTDKKPDPDDMEMFNSRFGHTLRHTLNLTPAYSPVRPDAHTAVVSTLNSEGAAMVDHIFYSTHRTGSAAAEGLRLLGRLSLLSEADLWSLRGLPNETFPSDHLSLIVKLQLPAV, encoded by the exons ATGTCGTGTGTCAGAA AATTGTGGCGTAAGGCACCGTCTGTGTACGTTAATGGCAAAGAGGTTTGGGATGGTGGCGGTGCTCTTTCTGGACAGCAGCAGACAGGCCTGTTACTGCAGTGGAACAGCACAGAAAACACAGATCCAGATCACACGGACACCGAGAGTCCTCACGGAGCACTGGCAGATCTACCGGACGTCAGTGAGCTGAAAAAGACACCAGAGATGCACGAAGACATACACAAATCACTGGGTTACGTCAGTCAGATGGAAGCTCCTGACCACCAACACTCCATCAGTGACACAAACCTCCCCGAATCAGCGCTCGAGTGTTTAGAAGTAACATACGACGGAGATCCTGTGATGAACGAGTCTGCGTTTCCCAACATTGAGTTTCAGAGCCACTCAGACATTGATGGTATGCCGTCTGCATTCAGCCAGCTTGATGCACGTGCAGAAGCAGTTGTATGTGAAGACCCTGAGGTGGATATATCCGTGTCAGATGGACTCGCTCATCCCAGCGCTGATGTCTTCCTGGGGTTTGATTCTGACGCTGGGTACGAAGCTATGGGCAGCCCGGTGTTTGATTTGGTGGctttgcttgcagactctgagCAGGTTCGGACTCCGGCGGAGCCTGGCGTCGGCTGGCATTTTCCCGTAGGCCTCGGCCTGTCACAGATGCGTTATTGCCCTTATGTGCAGTTTCCTGACGTCAGCTACTATCCTGCGCTTCAGGACGATGACAGCATTGAAG TGATGTGGCGTGTGTGGGAGGACCTTAGTGAAACCCACACTGACGTCTGTGCGGACACAGCTGCTGTGTTTGACTTCAGCATCATGTCTTATAACATCCTGGCTCAGGATCTTCTGGAAGCGAATCCACAGCTGTACACTCACTGTCCGGAGGAAGTGTTATTGTGGGACCAGCGGCTCCGGATCATCCTGAAGGAGCTCCAGATCTGGGAACCTGAC ATTATTTGTCTACAGGAAGTTCAAGAAGACCACTTCCTAGAGCAGATCTATCCTGTCCTGACTGACATGG attACACTTGCATCTACAAACGTCGCACCGGTACCAAAACAGACGGCTGTGCGGTGTGTTATCACAGCGACCGCTTTACCCAGCTTTCCGTCAGCCTCCTGGAGTTTCGGCGACCGGACTGCGAGTTGCTGGATCGTGACAACGTGGGCATCGTGCTGCTCCTCCAGCCGACGGCAGGACAGAACGAAGCCTTCAGCCCCGTCTGTGTGGCCAACACACACCTGCTGTTCAACCCCGGGAGAGGAGACGTGAAGCTCGCCCAGCTGGCCATCGTGTTCGCCCAGATCGACGTCATGATCAAGAAATGCAGGAGTGAAGGAAGACGCTGTGAGGTGGTTTTATGTGGGGACTTTAACGCTTTACCCAACAGCCCTCTGTGGAATCTCATCACCACCGGACAGCTTTACTACCACGGGTTACCTGCCTGGATG GTTTCGGGTCAGGTGGATTTGTCGTATAAAGTCCATCACAGAAGGCTTTTCGCCCCGTTGTGGCCCAGCAGCCTCGGCATCAGCGACGGCTGTCAGTACAGGACTGAAACCCAGACCGCAGCTTCAG TAGAGAATCGGCAGTACAGCGCTGAGTTTCTGTGTCAGCTGCGATACCGTCCGGCGGCGTGCGTGCGGCCCGCTGATCTGGAGCTCATACCAGGAGTCACTGACAAAAAACCAG ACCCAGATGACATGGAAATGTTCAATTCAAG GTTCGGACACACGTTACGTCACACGCTGAACCTGACGCCGGCGTACAGTCCTGTCCGGCCCGACGCGCACACGGCTGTGGTCAGCACTCTCAACTCTGAAGGAGCGGCGATGGTGGACCACATCTTCTACTCCACCCACAGGACCGGCTCCGCTGCGGCTGAAG GTCTGAGGCTGCTGGGTCGTCTGTCTCTGCTGTCAGAGGCTGATCTCTGGTCTCTGCGAGGACTTCCTAACGAAACCTTTCCGTCTGATCATCTCAGTCTGATCGTCAAGCTCCAGCTTCCTGCTGTCTGA